A genomic region of Herbaspirillum sp. DW155 contains the following coding sequences:
- the urtA gene encoding urea ABC transporter substrate-binding protein gives MSHSSSSNPPSFPRRKILMGLAAGAAAAALPGMASAQQYPTAKVNTTKLAITDTEVTVGQLHSATGTMAISETGSIQAERLAIDQINAMGGILGRKIKIIQEDGASDWPTFAEKAKKLLENDRVAAVFGCWTSASRKAVLPVFEKDNGLLYYPTFYEGLEQSKNVFYTGQEATQQVLAGLNWVAKEKKAKTFFLVGSDYIWPRTSNKIARKHIENVLKGSVVGEEYYPLGNTQFGSLINKIKLKKPDVIFADVVGGSNVAFYKQLKAAGVTAKTQNLLTISVTEDEMLGIGGENVEGFFASMKYFQSLDNPNNKRFVAEFKAKFGANSVIGDVTQAAYLGPWLWKAAVEKAGSFDVDKVVAASPGIELKTAPEGYVKVHENHHLWSKTRIGEAQKDGQFKVVYESELIEPNPFPKGYQ, from the coding sequence ATGTCGCATTCCTCGTCTTCCAATCCTCCCTCGTTCCCGCGCCGCAAGATCCTGATGGGCCTGGCTGCCGGTGCGGCAGCAGCGGCCCTGCCGGGCATGGCCTCGGCCCAGCAGTATCCGACCGCCAAGGTCAATACCACCAAGCTGGCCATCACCGATACCGAAGTCACGGTGGGCCAGCTGCACTCGGCCACGGGCACGATGGCCATCAGCGAGACCGGTTCGATCCAGGCTGAACGCCTGGCCATCGACCAGATCAATGCGATGGGCGGCATCCTCGGCCGCAAGATCAAGATCATTCAGGAAGACGGTGCCAGCGACTGGCCGACCTTCGCCGAGAAGGCCAAGAAGCTGTTGGAGAACGACCGCGTGGCAGCCGTCTTCGGCTGCTGGACCTCGGCTTCGCGCAAGGCGGTGCTGCCGGTGTTCGAGAAGGACAACGGCCTGCTGTACTACCCGACCTTCTACGAAGGTCTGGAGCAATCCAAGAACGTGTTCTATACCGGGCAGGAGGCGACGCAACAGGTGCTGGCGGGCCTGAACTGGGTGGCCAAGGAAAAGAAGGCCAAGACCTTCTTCCTGGTCGGCTCGGACTACATCTGGCCGCGCACCTCCAACAAGATCGCCCGCAAGCACATCGAAAACGTGCTCAAGGGTTCGGTGGTGGGCGAGGAGTACTACCCGCTGGGCAATACCCAGTTCGGTTCGCTCATCAACAAGATCAAGCTCAAGAAGCCGGACGTGATCTTTGCCGACGTGGTGGGCGGCTCCAACGTGGCCTTCTACAAGCAGTTGAAGGCCGCCGGCGTGACCGCCAAGACCCAGAACCTGCTGACCATCTCGGTGACCGAGGATGAAATGCTGGGCATCGGCGGCGAGAACGTGGAAGGGTTCTTCGCCTCAATGAAGTATTTCCAGAGCCTGGACAACCCCAACAACAAGAGATTCGTGGCCGAGTTCAAGGCCAAGTTCGGTGCCAATTCGGTCATCGGTGACGTCACCCAGGCAGCCTACCTCGGCCCCTGGCTGTGGAAGGCTGCGGTGGAAAAGGCCGGCAGCTTCGACGTCGACAAGGTGGTGGCCGCTTCGCCCGGCATCGAACTCAAGACCGCACCGGAAGGCTACGTCAAGGTCCACGAAAACCATCACCTGTGGAGCAAGACCCGCATCGGTGAAGCCCAGAAGGATGGCCAGTTCAAGGTGGTCTACGAGTCCGAGCTGATCGA
- a CDS encoding ATP-binding protein, translated as MTLPATQRIVKVRRDYNTWVANETLEDYALRYTPLSFRRWSEFRLANTALGATSFLALEAISGAITLSYGFTNAFWAIVCVMVLFFATGLPISYYAARYGVDMDLLTRGAGFGYIGSTITSLIYASFTFIFFALEAAIMAQAIEIYFGLPLVYGYVLCSLIIIPMVAYGITLINRLQMWTQPLWLVLLVLPYACVLYKEPEALSNLVSFAGRAEEGSSFNLTLFGAAATVAFSLIAQVGEQVDFLRFLPQKTAANRGRWWSALLLAGPGWILLGGAKMLGGTLLAFLAIQHEVPMARAVEPTQMYLIGYQYVFGNPAFALGAVVLFVVVSQIKINVTNAYAGSLAWSNFFARLTHSHPGRVVWLVFNVLIAVLLMELGVFNALEHVLALYSLVAISWIGAVVADLVINKPLRLSPAHIEFKRAHLYDVNPVGVGSMAIATLLSTLAMSGVMGKTIAAMAPFIALGTALVTAPLIALATGSRYYIARRDTLSEQNYRPVTPGQAHPVLDCVICGNAFETPDMAHCPAYQGAICSLCCSLDARCKDRCKTPRARLPNQILHTLRQLIPARFAVKLNTRLGHYLSVFGLLAGGLAIVLWMLYFQQMADLSGLTLSAPDSLRGVFIKLFCLLLVVVGVGAWWLVLTNESRAVAQEESERQTNLLLQEIEAHKQTDAELQRAKEAAESANLAKSRFVAGMSHELRTPLNSILGYAQILHVDATIPPARKEAIAIIRRSGEHLLSLIDGLLDIAKIEAGKMRLASDELALEAFLEQIVGMFAPQAEQKGLQFRFEKSGRLPQIVHADQKRLRQILINLLGNAVKFTDHGGVTLKLRYAREIAYFDVIDTGIGIADEDLERIFLPFERSSAANLREDIGTGLGLAISRMLVHIMGGELSVQSRVGQGSSFHLKIYLPEVHVPRPRLKLEDQMSGYTGPSRHILIVDDQASQRRLLKDMLIPLGFAVSEADSGLACMERLGQQVPDLLLLDIAMPQMDGWSVARAIRARGLTQLPILLVSANAFENLHERNEPPLVNDFVVKPVSYNELLLKIRQHLQLDWVATAEPAAQAAMVQTPSTPAAQPLMLVPAQDKLATLLELGSIGYAKEILRQLDAMERQHPAYLPFTTELRQLVKQFRLNEYVTRIKELIRHDLNDVR; from the coding sequence GTGACCCTTCCCGCCACACAACGCATCGTCAAGGTCCGGCGCGACTACAACACCTGGGTCGCCAACGAGACCCTGGAAGACTACGCGCTGCGCTATACGCCGCTGTCCTTCCGCCGCTGGTCCGAATTCCGCCTGGCCAACACGGCCCTGGGCGCGACCTCCTTCCTGGCGCTGGAAGCCATCAGCGGTGCCATCACTCTGAGCTACGGCTTCACCAATGCCTTCTGGGCCATCGTGTGCGTGATGGTCTTGTTCTTCGCCACCGGCCTGCCCATCAGCTACTACGCCGCCCGCTACGGCGTGGACATGGACCTGCTCACGCGCGGCGCCGGCTTCGGCTACATCGGCTCGACCATTACCTCGCTGATCTATGCCAGCTTCACCTTCATCTTCTTCGCGCTGGAAGCGGCCATCATGGCGCAAGCCATCGAGATCTATTTCGGCCTGCCGCTGGTGTATGGCTACGTGCTCTGTTCGCTCATCATCATTCCCATGGTGGCTTACGGCATCACCCTCATCAACCGACTGCAGATGTGGACCCAGCCACTGTGGCTGGTGCTGCTGGTGCTGCCCTATGCCTGCGTGCTGTACAAGGAACCGGAAGCGCTGTCCAACCTGGTGAGCTTTGCCGGCCGGGCCGAGGAAGGCAGCTCCTTCAATCTCACGCTCTTCGGCGCGGCGGCCACTGTGGCCTTCTCGCTGATCGCACAAGTGGGCGAACAGGTCGACTTCCTGCGCTTTTTGCCGCAGAAGACCGCCGCCAATCGCGGCCGCTGGTGGAGCGCACTGTTGCTGGCCGGCCCCGGCTGGATCCTGCTGGGCGGCGCCAAGATGCTGGGCGGCACGCTGCTGGCCTTTCTCGCCATCCAGCATGAGGTGCCGATGGCGCGCGCCGTGGAGCCGACGCAGATGTACCTGATCGGCTACCAGTACGTGTTCGGCAATCCGGCCTTCGCACTGGGGGCGGTGGTGCTGTTCGTGGTGGTCTCGCAGATCAAGATCAACGTCACCAATGCCTATGCCGGTTCGCTGGCCTGGTCCAATTTCTTTGCGCGCCTCACGCACAGCCATCCGGGCCGGGTAGTGTGGCTGGTCTTCAATGTGCTGATTGCCGTGCTGCTGATGGAACTGGGCGTCTTCAATGCGCTGGAACACGTGCTGGCGCTCTACAGTCTGGTGGCCATTTCATGGATCGGCGCGGTGGTGGCCGATCTGGTCATCAACAAGCCGCTGCGCCTGAGCCCGGCGCACATCGAATTCAAGCGCGCCCACCTGTATGACGTGAACCCGGTCGGAGTGGGCTCGATGGCCATCGCCACCCTGCTCTCCACGCTGGCCATGTCAGGCGTGATGGGCAAGACGATCGCAGCGATGGCCCCCTTCATCGCATTGGGCACGGCGCTGGTGACGGCGCCCCTGATCGCGCTGGCCACCGGCAGCCGCTACTACATCGCCCGCCGCGATACGCTGTCCGAACAGAACTATCGGCCTGTCACCCCCGGCCAGGCGCATCCGGTACTGGACTGCGTGATCTGCGGCAATGCCTTTGAAACGCCGGACATGGCGCACTGTCCGGCCTACCAGGGTGCCATCTGTTCGCTGTGCTGTTCGCTGGATGCGCGCTGCAAGGACCGTTGCAAGACACCGCGCGCAAGGCTGCCCAATCAGATCCTGCACACCCTGCGCCAGCTGATCCCGGCGCGCTTTGCGGTCAAGCTCAATACCCGCCTCGGGCATTACCTGAGCGTGTTCGGCCTGCTGGCGGGTGGCCTGGCGATTGTGTTGTGGATGCTGTATTTCCAGCAGATGGCCGATCTCTCCGGACTGACGCTCTCGGCCCCCGACTCGCTGCGGGGCGTCTTCATCAAGCTGTTCTGTCTTTTGCTGGTGGTGGTGGGCGTCGGTGCCTGGTGGCTGGTGCTGACCAACGAAAGCCGCGCCGTGGCCCAGGAGGAATCGGAACGCCAGACCAATCTGTTGCTACAGGAAATCGAAGCCCACAAGCAGACCGACGCCGAACTGCAGCGCGCCAAGGAAGCGGCCGAATCCGCCAACCTGGCCAAGAGCCGTTTCGTGGCCGGCATGAGCCATGAATTGCGCACGCCCTTGAACAGCATCCTCGGCTACGCGCAGATCCTGCACGTAGACGCCACCATTCCACCGGCCCGCAAGGAAGCCATCGCCATCATCCGTCGCAGCGGCGAACACCTGCTGAGCCTGATCGACGGCCTGCTCGACATCGCCAAGATCGAAGCCGGCAAGATGCGCCTGGCCTCCGACGAACTGGCGCTGGAAGCCTTCCTGGAACAGATCGTCGGCATGTTCGCGCCGCAGGCCGAACAGAAGGGATTGCAGTTCCGTTTCGAGAAGAGCGGCCGCCTGCCACAGATCGTGCACGCCGACCAGAAGCGGCTGCGCCAGATCCTCATCAACCTGCTGGGCAATGCGGTGAAATTCACCGACCACGGCGGCGTCACGCTCAAGCTGCGCTATGCGCGCGAGATCGCGTATTTCGATGTGATCGACACCGGCATCGGCATTGCCGACGAGGACCTGGAACGCATCTTCCTGCCCTTCGAGCGCAGCAGTGCGGCCAATCTGCGCGAAGATATCGGCACCGGGCTGGGCCTGGCCATCAGCCGCATGCTGGTGCACATCATGGGCGGCGAACTGAGCGTGCAGAGCCGGGTCGGCCAGGGCAGCAGCTTCCATTTGAAGATCTACCTGCCCGAGGTCCACGTACCGCGTCCACGGCTCAAGCTCGAAGACCAGATGTCCGGTTACACCGGTCCCTCGCGCCACATCCTGATCGTGGATGACCAGGCTTCGCAACGGCGCCTGCTCAAGGACATGCTCATTCCCCTGGGATTTGCGGTGAGCGAAGCCGACAGCGGCCTGGCCTGCATGGAGCGGCTGGGACAGCAGGTACCGGATCTGCTCTTGCTGGACATCGCCATGCCGCAGATGGATGGCTGGAGCGTGGCGCGCGCCATCCGTGCGCGCGGGCTCACGCAACTGCCCATCCTGCTGGTCTCGGCCAATGCCTTCGAGAATCTGCATGAGCGCAACGAACCGCCGCTGGTGAACGACTTCGTGGTCAAGCCGGTGTCGTACAACGAATTGCTGCTCAAGATCAGGCAGCATCTGCAACTGGATTGGGTGGCGACGGCCGAACCCGCTGCACAAGCGGCCATGGTACAGACGCCCTCCAC